The Primulina huaijiensis isolate GDHJ02 chromosome 12, ASM1229523v2, whole genome shotgun sequence genome has a window encoding:
- the LOC140990678 gene encoding uncharacterized protein isoform X3: MGDSPEDSTTVGGEISRLVEQAKELQETASSLLSRTSREEDALRQRVASLDAHINSLRSSLRSSKNADKLEEELARAMYVLSEGDAAAYLPSKSHGRFLRMFLGPINVRANRKDVQLKVKDEYNNFRDRTAYLFLCLPLLLLVLRSWIWDGCLLALPVQLYQAWLLYLYTGLALRENILRVNGSDIRPWWIKHHYCAMAMALISLTWGIGKGPDCAREQRGIQLFLKWAIMQGFAMILQNRYQRQRLYTRIALGKARRMDVVWGETAGVEGQLLLLFPVLFALQVHITIIQSN; this comes from the exons ATGGGAGATTCGCCGGAGGATTCAACAACCGTAGGCGGAGAAATTTCCAGGCTGGTGGAGCAGGCCAAGGAATTGCAGGAGACAGCTTCGTCTCTTTTATCCCGCACCTCCCGTGAGGAAGATGCGCTCCGCCAGCGCGTGGCATCACTCGATGCGCACATTAATTCCCTCCGTTCATCGCTCCGCAGCTCTAAAAATGCTGACAAA TTGGAAGAGGAGTTAGCGAGAGCGATGTATGTGTTGAGTGAAGGAGATGCGGCAGCATACCTTCCAAGCAAATCTCATG GGAGGTTTTTGAGGATGTTTCTGGGACCGATTAATGTGAGGGCAAATAGGAAGGATGTGCAATTGAAAGTGAAAGATGAATACAACAATTTCAGA GATAGAACAGCATATTTGTTCCTCTGTCTTCCGTTGCTGCTGCTAGTGTTAAGGTCATGGATTTGGGATGGATGTCTACTGGCACTACCTGTTCAACTTTACCAG GCATGGCTGCTGTATCTTTACACAGGTTTGGCTTTGAGAGAAAACATTTTAAGAGTTAATGGAAGTGATATACGCCCATG GTGGATTAAACATCATTATTGTGCTATGGCCATGGCTCTCATTAGTCTTACGTGGGGGATAGGGAAGGGACCTGATTGTGCTCGGGAGCAG AGAGGGATACAACTGTTCTTGAAATGGGCAATAATGCAAGGATTTGCCATGATTCTTCAGAATAGATATCAAAGGCAGAGACTCTACACACGTATTGCACTTGGCAAG GCCAGGAGAATGGATGTTGTTTGGGGAGAAACTGCTGGAGTTGAGGGTCAGTTGCTGCTGCTCTTCCCTGTACTTTTTGCTTTGCAG GTGCATATAACTATCATACAATCCAATTGA
- the LOC140990678 gene encoding uncharacterized protein isoform X1 yields the protein MGDSPEDSTTVGGEISRLVEQAKELQETASSLLSRTSREEDALRQRVASLDAHINSLRSSLRSSKNADKLEEELARAMYVLSEGDAAAYLPSKSHGRFLRMFLGPINVRANRKDVQLKVKDEYNNFRDRTAYLFLCLPLLLLVLRSWIWDGCLLALPVQLYQAWLLYLYTGLALRENILRVNGSDIRPWWIKHHYCAMAMALISLTWGIGKGPDCAREQRGIQLFLKWAIMQGFAMILQNRYQRQRLYTRIALGKARRMDVVWGETAGVEGQLLLLFPVLFALQGFEAYVGLLYLKTALTGFSSDWQVIVCGILLIIMAVGNFANTVQTLVTKSRVKAKIKKGKSRVELNQALDDKSL from the exons ATGGGAGATTCGCCGGAGGATTCAACAACCGTAGGCGGAGAAATTTCCAGGCTGGTGGAGCAGGCCAAGGAATTGCAGGAGACAGCTTCGTCTCTTTTATCCCGCACCTCCCGTGAGGAAGATGCGCTCCGCCAGCGCGTGGCATCACTCGATGCGCACATTAATTCCCTCCGTTCATCGCTCCGCAGCTCTAAAAATGCTGACAAA TTGGAAGAGGAGTTAGCGAGAGCGATGTATGTGTTGAGTGAAGGAGATGCGGCAGCATACCTTCCAAGCAAATCTCATG GGAGGTTTTTGAGGATGTTTCTGGGACCGATTAATGTGAGGGCAAATAGGAAGGATGTGCAATTGAAAGTGAAAGATGAATACAACAATTTCAGA GATAGAACAGCATATTTGTTCCTCTGTCTTCCGTTGCTGCTGCTAGTGTTAAGGTCATGGATTTGGGATGGATGTCTACTGGCACTACCTGTTCAACTTTACCAG GCATGGCTGCTGTATCTTTACACAGGTTTGGCTTTGAGAGAAAACATTTTAAGAGTTAATGGAAGTGATATACGCCCATG GTGGATTAAACATCATTATTGTGCTATGGCCATGGCTCTCATTAGTCTTACGTGGGGGATAGGGAAGGGACCTGATTGTGCTCGGGAGCAG AGAGGGATACAACTGTTCTTGAAATGGGCAATAATGCAAGGATTTGCCATGATTCTTCAGAATAGATATCAAAGGCAGAGACTCTACACACGTATTGCACTTGGCAAG GCCAGGAGAATGGATGTTGTTTGGGGAGAAACTGCTGGAGTTGAGGGTCAGTTGCTGCTGCTCTTCCCTGTACTTTTTGCTTTGCAG GGTTTTGAGGCGTATGTTGGGTTGTTGTATCTTAAAACAGCACTTACTGGATTCAGTTCAGATTGGCAG GTAATTGTCTGTGGAATTCTTCTTATAATTATGGCCGTTGGGAACTTTGCTAACACAGTGCAAACCCTTGTTACGAAGTCTCGGGTTAAAGCAAAAATAAAGAAAGGTAAAAGCAGGGTAGAATTGAATCAGGCATTAGATGACAAAAGTTTGTGA
- the LOC140990678 gene encoding uncharacterized protein isoform X2: MGDSPEDSTTVGGEISRLVEQAKELQETASSLLSRTSREEDALRQRVASLDAHINSLRSSLRSSKNADKLEEELARAMYVLSEGDAAAYLPSKSHGRFLRMFLGPINVRANRKDVQLKVKDEYNNFRDRTAYLFLCLPLLLLVLRSWIWDGCLLALPVQLYQAWLLYLYTGLALRENILRVNGSDIRPWWIKHHYCAMAMALISLTWGIGKGPDCAREQRGIQLFLKWAIMQGFAMILQNRYQRQRLYTRIALGKARRMDVVWGETAGVEGQLLLLFPVLFALQILPNRGCIRRANNTIKDFLRPSTL, translated from the exons ATGGGAGATTCGCCGGAGGATTCAACAACCGTAGGCGGAGAAATTTCCAGGCTGGTGGAGCAGGCCAAGGAATTGCAGGAGACAGCTTCGTCTCTTTTATCCCGCACCTCCCGTGAGGAAGATGCGCTCCGCCAGCGCGTGGCATCACTCGATGCGCACATTAATTCCCTCCGTTCATCGCTCCGCAGCTCTAAAAATGCTGACAAA TTGGAAGAGGAGTTAGCGAGAGCGATGTATGTGTTGAGTGAAGGAGATGCGGCAGCATACCTTCCAAGCAAATCTCATG GGAGGTTTTTGAGGATGTTTCTGGGACCGATTAATGTGAGGGCAAATAGGAAGGATGTGCAATTGAAAGTGAAAGATGAATACAACAATTTCAGA GATAGAACAGCATATTTGTTCCTCTGTCTTCCGTTGCTGCTGCTAGTGTTAAGGTCATGGATTTGGGATGGATGTCTACTGGCACTACCTGTTCAACTTTACCAG GCATGGCTGCTGTATCTTTACACAGGTTTGGCTTTGAGAGAAAACATTTTAAGAGTTAATGGAAGTGATATACGCCCATG GTGGATTAAACATCATTATTGTGCTATGGCCATGGCTCTCATTAGTCTTACGTGGGGGATAGGGAAGGGACCTGATTGTGCTCGGGAGCAG AGAGGGATACAACTGTTCTTGAAATGGGCAATAATGCAAGGATTTGCCATGATTCTTCAGAATAGATATCAAAGGCAGAGACTCTACACACGTATTGCACTTGGCAAG GCCAGGAGAATGGATGTTGTTTGGGGAGAAACTGCTGGAGTTGAGGGTCAGTTGCTGCTGCTCTTCCCTGTACTTTTTGCTTTGCAG ATCCTTCCAAACCGAGGATGCATCCGTAGAGCAAATAATACCATCAAAGATTTCCTTAGACCCAGCACTTTATGA